The window AACGGGCTGAAATACGGCGAAGAATTCGCGCATCACCGCATCTGGGCCGACATGGCCCCGCAGGAGCGCGCGCTTGTCTGCAAACTGCTCTGGATTGACGAGACGCTAAAGCTCTGCGCGCGGGATTTGACGGTTCATCATCTGGCCAATTACCTGCTGGAACTGGCGGGCGTGTTCCACCAGTTTTATGATAACTGCCGCGTAGTTGATAAAGGCAGCCAGCAAATCAGCATGGGGCGGCTGTTTTTATGCAGGGCGACGCAATCTGTCGTGAAAAGCGGGCTGGATCTGCTGGGAGTAAGCGCGCCGGAACAGATGTAATCAATGCGAAACGACAACCCGATTGGAATTTTTGATTCCGGCCTCGGCGGCCTTACCGTCTTAAAAGCGGTGCGCCGCGCCCTGCCGCGTGAAAATCTGATTTATTTCGGCGACACGGCGCATGTCCCCTACGGCTCCAAGTCCGCGCAGACGGTAACGGGCTATTCGCTGGAAATAGCGCGCTTTCTGTGCGCGCGGAAGATAAAACTGCTTATAGTGGCCTGCAACACCGCCTCCGCGCTGGCCCTGAACGCGCTGAAAAAAGCTGTTCCCATCCCGGTCATCGGCGTGATAGAGCCGGGGGCAAAACGCGCGCTGTCGGTTTCCCGCTCGAAACGGATAGCCGTAATCGGGACCGAAGCCACCGTCCGCAGCGGCGCCTACCGCCGCGCGATACTAAAGCTGGACAAAACCGCCACCGTAACAGAACTCGCCTGCCCGCTTTTTGTCCCGCTGGTGGAAGAAGGCTGGTGGCAAAACAGGATAACGCAGCTCACGGCTGAAGAATACCTGAACCGCCTCAAACCGCGCAGGCCGGACGCCGTTATACTCGGCTGCACGCATTATCCGGTTATAAAGGAAGCTATCGCAAAAGCGGCGGGACGCGGCGCAACCCTTGTGGATTCGGCCCAAGCCGTCGCCGAAGAAGCCGCCGCGCTGCTGGCGCGCGCCAGAATGGCGCGCGCCGCCGGAAAAGCCTCCGTAAAAATCTACGCCAGCGACGACCCCGCCCGTTTCTCCCGGCTGGCCGCCAACATACTGGGCGCCCCGGCGGGCAAAACCCTGCTTAAAACCTTCCGATAAGCGGCATCCCGCCACAGGCGGAATGCCGCGCTTGAGCCATCCGCGTTATTTGGCAATTTCAGGGGCGGAAAAGCGGTTTGTGATGTCTATGACCGCCTCCGCATCGCCGTAAAGCGCCGTCCGTTTAACCCCGCCTGAAAAATCCAGTTTGCCCAGGTCCACTTTGCGCAGAGTCATGCTGTCGTATGTGCGCAGATACAGGATGCGGTTGGTCAAATCGCGGAAGGCGGCCCACTGCGTCGTCTCGCTGGAAACGATTGCGCCTTTCTCGTCGCGGTCCACCGCCATGCCGGAGACTATATCCACACCATTGGACACATGCTCGGCCAGATTCAGCGCGGCTTTTGCGTCCGCCGGAGTGTCGGCAAAATGCAGCATCGCGGCCAGCTTCACAAAGCGGCTGGGCGGGGTTATGTCGCCCGGAAGCCCCGACATCCCGCTGCCGTGGCCCGTGGGAAGCAGTTTGACTCCGGAATAGTCCGCCGCCGGGGCAAGCGCGGGCGAAAGCCCGGTATAATTGCGCAGGTTGGAGACCATCCACGGGAAATCCGGCGCATTGGTCATCACGCCGATTGGATTGTCGTAAACGCGGGTTTCGCCGTTTGCAGCTTCTATGACAATGGCCGCGCCGGAACCGTCATAGACGGCAAAATGCAACGGCGGAACCGCCTTCATCTGCGGCACATAAAGGCCGAACACTGTGGTATTGGCAAGGGCGGCTTTTGCCTCGGCGACATTTGCGAAGCTGCCCAGCAGCCAGGAAATAAGCATGGTGTGGGCGAGGGCTTTGTCCTCCGCGCCGGGTTTTATCTCCGGCCATTTCGCGCCGGCGTCATACCAGAGGCCGCTGGCGGCAAGGCCGGCCTCGTTCATCCCGTCCACAATCATGTCGTCATTGCCGAAAACGGAGACACCCGCATAGCCGTACCTGGATTTCCACTTCATCGCCGGCTTGTCCGCCGGGCCGGGGCTGGCAAAGTTCCTGCCGCGCGGAGACGCGGCAAGCGCGTATTTGACGTCGTAGCCGAACTCCATGGTGCGGGCGCTGATGACGGTCCCGTCCGCCGCCTTCAGGCGGAAGGCGCCGCAGGCGAACGCCTCGCACGGCAGCAGAAACAACAATGCGGCAAGCAGTTTTTCCATATAAGCTCCTTTTTTCCGGCAGATTGCTATTTTACTCCGTCGGCCATTATGTGCATGTAGCGGGAGAGGCTTTCCTCCTCCGCAGGCGGGTTGCCCATGTATGCGCAACGCCATTTTTTGCAATACTTCCCGCCGGTCAGATAATCCGCTATCACGGCTGGGATATCGCTGTGGCGCAGCACGGGATACTTCACGGGCTTGCCGTCTTTTACTATCAGAATCCGCGTGGTATGGACCGGGTCCGCGCTTTCCGGCAGATAGCGCAACTGCCGGTAGGTTTCAACCCCGCCGTCCACGGAGGGCAGGTGATCGCCCACCATGATGATAAGACATTTCGGCTCGCGTTTCACGGTCCGGCGGACAAATTCCGATATGGCCTGAGTGCGGTAGTAAAACTGGTTCACCACCCGCACAAGCTGCTGTCCGCCCGCGGTCATGGCGATAAAGGGCGGGCGCAGCTTCGCGTCCAGCCTGAACGGGAAATGTCCGTATATGCCCACGATGTAGTCAAAAAGCGGGCCTTTGCTCTTTTCCAGGAAATCGGAAGTCTGGCGGAACAAATCGCCGTCAAAGAGCAGCCCCTCCGCCGGGGAAACGCCTTTGATGGAAAAATAAGTGGGCCCGTTGAAATAACGCTTCGGGAAATACATCTCGCCAAACCCCAGCGCCGGATAAGCGCGCAGATAATTATTCCACTGCGGCACATACGGATGCGAGGCCACCGTGCGGTACCCCGCGCCGCGCAGCACATTCGGCAGGCACTGCACCGGCGCGCCGGTAAAACCGTTGAACTCCATGCTGTAAAGCCGCTTATATGCGGGCGCGCCGCACAGAAGCTCAAACTCCGCCTGGGGAGTCTCCCCCCCGAAAACCGGCGACACCGAAAATCCCATATTGCCGCCGAAAAACTTCCTGAAATCAGGATGATACGGGTCGTGCGAAAGCCCCAGCCCCCGGAAAAGCGCCGGGTCCAGCAGACTTTCAAGCATCACCAGATGGACATTGCGCCCGCTGCCGTATTTGCGTATAAAATCCGACTGTTCGCGCGCGTCGCGCAAAAAATCCTTGCCATCCCTGAATTTTGCAAGCCCATGCAGCGCAAAACGGCGCAGCGCCTCGCGGTTCAGCATCACCGTCAGCCGGCCACGGTCGCTGGCGTTGGCATAATCGTCCCAGTCGTGCGGAAGGGTGTTAATCGCCGCAAAGGCACGGACAAAAACCCCCGGAAACAACAGCCACAATCCCGCAGCCAGCGCCGCAGCGGCAAGGTGCCGGTATTTCCGCCGCCAGTCCACATAAAACAGGAACAGCGCGCAGGGCAGCGCGAAAACCGCCAGCAAAACGGCGCAATAGCCCGCCGGCAACGCCTCCAGCAGCAATGCCGCGTCATGCAGATAGGCAAGACGGAACATCTCGCCATAGCCGTGATAATATGCGTCGTGCACCGCATATATCAGGAAAACCGGCAGCGCCGCCAGCACGTTGCGGGATTTGACGGGGCGCAGAATGCGTACGCAGTACCAGTATATCGCCAGCACCAGCGGCCCCTCCGTGAAAAACATCGGAAAGCACACAGGCAGGCCGCGCATCTGGCGCAGAATAATCAGATATGCCGTGAAAGCGCAGAGAAAAAAGAAATACCGGTTCAGCAAAATCCGCGCCGCCGCGGAACGGAATTCGGCGGTTATTTTTTTAGCAATTCCATCCATTTTAAACCCGAACTGACGGACACCGCCGCCACCAGCGCAAGCATAACCATGGTCAGCGCGGCGTTGACATATCCCTGCGCGTCGCCGCGCGGCAGATAATTGCCGGAGATATTCAAAACACCCGCGACCGCGGTTGTAACCAGCATGAAAACAAACGGCACAAAAGTTACCAGCGCGCAGCGCAGCCCCTTGCGCCGCAGTATGAAAGTGGTGCCTATCGCCAGAGCCGCCGTCGCCAGCAGCTGATTGGCCACGCCGAACATCGGCCATATTGTTGTGATATTGCCCGCCAGCAGCATCGCCCCCCACGCCGCGCTGACGCAGACGCTGCATATGATGACGCCCGGCCA is drawn from Elusimicrobiales bacterium and contains these coding sequences:
- the murI gene encoding glutamate racemase; protein product: MRNDNPIGIFDSGLGGLTVLKAVRRALPRENLIYFGDTAHVPYGSKSAQTVTGYSLEIARFLCARKIKLLIVACNTASALALNALKKAVPIPVIGVIEPGAKRALSVSRSKRIAVIGTEATVRSGAYRRAILKLDKTATVTELACPLFVPLVEEGWWQNRITQLTAEEYLNRLKPRRPDAVILGCTHYPVIKEAIAKAAGRGATLVDSAQAVAEEAAALLARARMARAAGKASVKIYASDDPARFSRLAANILGAPAGKTLLKTFR
- a CDS encoding LTA synthase family protein, whose translation is MDGIAKKITAEFRSAAARILLNRYFFFLCAFTAYLIILRQMRGLPVCFPMFFTEGPLVLAIYWYCVRILRPVKSRNVLAALPVFLIYAVHDAYYHGYGEMFRLAYLHDAALLLEALPAGYCAVLLAVFALPCALFLFYVDWRRKYRHLAAAALAAGLWLLFPGVFVRAFAAINTLPHDWDDYANASDRGRLTVMLNREALRRFALHGLAKFRDGKDFLRDAREQSDFIRKYGSGRNVHLVMLESLLDPALFRGLGLSHDPYHPDFRKFFGGNMGFSVSPVFGGETPQAEFELLCGAPAYKRLYSMEFNGFTGAPVQCLPNVLRGAGYRTVASHPYVPQWNNYLRAYPALGFGEMYFPKRYFNGPTYFSIKGVSPAEGLLFDGDLFRQTSDFLEKSKGPLFDYIVGIYGHFPFRLDAKLRPPFIAMTAGGQQLVRVVNQFYYRTQAISEFVRRTVKREPKCLIIMVGDHLPSVDGGVETYRQLRYLPESADPVHTTRILIVKDGKPVKYPVLRHSDIPAVIADYLTGGKYCKKWRCAYMGNPPAEEESLSRYMHIMADGVK
- a CDS encoding choloylglycine hydrolase family protein, which codes for MEKLLAALLFLLPCEAFACGAFRLKAADGTVISARTMEFGYDVKYALAASPRGRNFASPGPADKPAMKWKSRYGYAGVSVFGNDDMIVDGMNEAGLAASGLWYDAGAKWPEIKPGAEDKALAHTMLISWLLGSFANVAEAKAALANTTVFGLYVPQMKAVPPLHFAVYDGSGAAIVIEAANGETRVYDNPIGVMTNAPDFPWMVSNLRNYTGLSPALAPAADYSGVKLLPTGHGSGMSGLPGDITPPSRFVKLAAMLHFADTPADAKAALNLAEHVSNGVDIVSGMAVDRDEKGAIVSSETTQWAAFRDLTNRILYLRTYDSMTLRKVDLGKLDFSGGVKRTALYGDAEAVIDITNRFSAPEIAK